A single Triticum dicoccoides isolate Atlit2015 ecotype Zavitan chromosome 2A, WEW_v2.0, whole genome shotgun sequence DNA region contains:
- the LOC119352822 gene encoding sodium/hydrogen exchanger 8-like — MEEPGSSPDDAVLFFGVSLVLGIGCRHLLRGTRVPYTAALLVLGVALGGLEYGTKHGLGKLGAGIRIWAAINPDLLLAVFLPALLFESSFSMEVHQIKKCMAQMLLLAVPGVVISTFLLGTAVKLTLPYGWNWETSFLFGGLLSATDPVAVVALLKDLGASKKLSTIIEGESLMNDGTAIVVYQLFYRMVLGRTFDAGSILKFLSEVSFGAVALGLAFGIASVLWRSFIFNDTVIEISLTLAASYIAFFTAQDALEVSGVLAVMTLGMFYAGFAKACFKGDGQQILHHFWEIVAYIANTIIFILSGVLIADGVLQDNIHFERHGTPWGFLLLLYVYVQISRALVVIVLYPLLLHFGYGMDVKEAIVLVWSGLRGAVALSLSLSVKHASDAVQPYLKPEVGTMFVFLTGGIMFLTLTINGSTTQFLLHLLGLGKLTTTKLGVLKYTRYGMLKKAFEAFGDLRDDEELGTVDWITVKRYITCLSKLEDVRAHPHDVPDKDDHTHTMNLLDTRVRLLNGVQAAYWGMLEEGRITQSTTTILMRSVDEAKDLVSSQPLCDWTVLRSNVQFSNYYSFLQMSRLPQRLITYFTIERLELGCYTCAAFLHAHRTARRQLHDFLGESEIARIVIDESTVAGEEAKKFLEDVRVAFPQVLRALMTRQVTYAVLTQLSEYIQDLRKTGLLEAEEMVHLDDALQTDLKKLKRNPPMVKMPRVSELLNSHPLVGALPFAVRGPLLSNAKETIKGHGQILYREGSRPTGIWLVSAGIVKWTSPRLSSRHSVDPILSHGSTLGLYEALTGKPYICDIITESVVHCFFIEAEKVEQLRQSDPSVEGFIWKESTLVIARIFLPRIFEKMAVHEMRVLLSERSSMNIYTNGEDIELGKNYIGILLEGFLKTRNQHLITPPAVLLPSNTDLNLFGLQSSAMNHIDYCYTAPSYQVEARARAMLFEIGRPDIEADLQTSASLLSLSPTQGPPPTQSKEHMDDMHGAQRRPSLHHAEANHKNIASYPKAPSRMASSTQLPLLSVRSEGSNAMMNTTSALSPALAPFPPLAAARQRRVVVAEDDNSSDESVGEEVIVRVDSPSMLSFHLTSSLPPWSD; from the exons AAATGCATGGCACAGATGTTGTTACTTGCTGTTCCTGGTGTGGTGATCTCAACATTTTTGCTTGGCACTGCTGTAAAG CTTACTTTACCATACGGTTGGAACTGGGAAACATCATTCCTGTTTGGTGGACTTCTTAGTGCAACCGATCCCGTTGCTGTGGTTGCACTTCTAAAAGACCTAGGTGCGAGTAAAAAGCTTAGTACAATAATTGAAGGAGAATCCTTAATGAATGATGG GACTGCCATTGTTGTCTATCAGTTATTCTATCGCATGGTGCTTGGAAGAACTTTTGATGCAGGGTCCATATTAAAGTTCTTGTCAGAAGTTTCATTTGGAGC TGTTGCTCTGGGCCTTGCGTTTGGAATTGCGTCAGTACTATGGCGGAGCTTTATTTTCAATGATACAGTCATAGAGATTTCACTTACTCTCGCTGCCAGCTATATTGCCTTCTTCACT GCGCAAGATGCATTGGAGGTCTCTGGTGTCTTGGCTGTCATGACCTTGGGGAT GTTTTATGCTGGTTTTGCAAAAGCTTGTTTTAAGGGTGATGGCCAACAAATTTTACATCATTTCTG GGAGATTGTTGCTTACATTGCAAACACAATCATTTTCATACTGAG TGGGGTTCTTATTGCAGATGGTGTACTACAAGATAATATCCATTTTGAGAGGCATG GTACTCCATGGGGGTTCCTTCTTCTCCTCTATGTGTATGTGCAAATATCACGTGCATTGGTTGTCATTGTCTTGTATCCATTGTTGCTTCACTTTGGGTATGGCATGGACGTCAAAGAAGCCATAGTTCTTGTTTGGTCAGGGCTGCGAGGGGCAGTTGCTCTATCACTCTCTCTATCTGTTAAA CATGCTAGTGATGCAGTTCAACCTTATCTTAAACCAGAAGTTGGAACAATG TTTGTGTTCTTGACTGGTGGCATTATGTTTCTGACATTGACTATAAATGGTTCTACCACACAATTTTTGTTGCACCTACTTGGTCTTGGAAAATTGACAACAACTAAG CTTGGTGTATTGAAGTATACAAGATATGGGATGCTGAAAAAGGCATTCGAGGCTTTTGGTGATCTCAGGGATGATGAGGAACTTGGGACAGTTGATTGGATTACTGTGAAGAGATATATCACATGTTTGAGTAAGTTGGAAGATGTACGAGCACATCCTCATGATGTTCCCGACAAAGATGATCACACACATACCATGAATTTGTTGGATACTCGAGTGCGGCTTTTGAATG GTGTGCAAGCCGCCTACTGGGGAATGCTTGAAGAGGGACGAATAACTCAATCTACAACAACTATTTTAATGAGATCTGTTGACGAAGCTAAGGATCTTGTTTCTAGTCAACCATTATGCGATTGGACGGTGTTGCGGTCCAATGTACAATTCTCAAATTACTATAGCTTCCTTCAAATGAGCAGATTGCCACAAAGGCTTATCACATACTTCACAATAGAAAGATTGGAGCTAGGATGTTACACATGTGCGGCATTTCTCCATGCTCATAGAACTGCAAGGAGACAACTACATGATTTTCTCG gtgaAAGTGAAATTGCAAGAATTGTGATCGATGAAAGTACTGTTGCAGGGGAGGAAGCAAAAAAGTTTCTAGAAGATGTTCGTGTTGCATTCCCTCAG GTGCTTCGCGCATTAATGACTCGACAAGTAACATATGCGGTATTGACACAGTTGAGCGAGTATATTCAAGACCTCAGGAAGACTGGGTTGCTGGAGGCAGAGGAAATGGTCCATCTCGATGATGCTTTGCAg ACAGACTTGAAGAAGCTTAAAAGGAATCCACCGATGGTGAAAATGCCAAGAGTTAGCGAACTTTTAAACTCTCATCCTTTAGTCGGTGCACTGCCTTTTGCTGTTCGTGGTCCATTATTAAGTAATGCAAAGGAAACAATAAAAGGACATGGACAAATCCTTTACAGGGAAGGCTCAAGGCCAACTGGTATATGGCTTGTTTCGGCTGGAATAGTAAAG TGGACAAGTCCTAGACTAAGCAGCAGACATTCAGTGGATCCAATTTTGTCACATGGAAGCACTTTGGGTCTATACGAGGCATTGACAGGAAAGCCTTATATTTGTGACATTATTACAGAATCGGTGGTGCATTGTTTCTTCATTGAAGCTGAAAAAGTGGAGCAATTGCGCCAGTCTGATCCTTCTGTTGAGGGTTTTATATGGAAG GAAAGCACTCTAGTTATTGCGAGGATTTTTCTCCCTCGGATATTTGAGAAAATGGCAGTGCATGAGATGAGGGTTCTCCTTTCTGAAAGATCTAGTATGAATATATACACTAACGGGGAAGACATTGAACTTGGGAAGAATTACATAGGCATCTTACTGGAAGGATTTCTCAAGACAAGGAACCAACATCTGATCACACCTCCAGCTGTGCTACTGCCATCAAACACTGATTTAAACTTATTTGGCCTACAATCTTCAG CCATGAACCATATAGACTACTGCTATACCGCACCCAGTTATCAGGTGGAAGCTAGAGCAAGGGCCATGTTATTTGAAATAGGCAGGCCAGATATAGAGGCCGATCTGCAAACAAGTGCATCGTTACTGTCCCTGTCTCCGACCCAGGGACCACCACCAACACAGAGCAAAGAGCAT ATGGATGACATGCACGGTGCTCAGCGACGACCAAGCCTCCATCACGCGGAAGCGAACCACAAGAACATCGCATCCTATCCCAAGGCACCTTCAAGGATGGCATCCAGCACGCAGCTGCCTCTGCTGTCTGTGAGGTCAGAAGGTTCCAATGCGATGATGAACACAACATCTGCTCTTTCTCCGGCACTGGCGCCCTTTCCGCCCCTAGCAGCAGCCCGACAACGCAGGGTGGTAGTGGCGGAAGATGACAACTCGAGCGATGAATCTgtgggggaagaagtcatcgttagAGTGGACTCTCCCAGCATGCTCTCCTTCCATCTGACCTCCAGTCTGCCGCCATGGAGCGACTGA